The Chryseobacterium nakagawai genome has a segment encoding these proteins:
- a CDS encoding FAD-dependent oxidoreductase, with translation MLIDNISIAIVGGGPAGLTLARLLQLKNANVKVYERDFNKEARVQGSPLDMHEDSGLAALRKAKLLEEFKNTYRPGADKMLIVNEQAEILFSDHDTKPEEDFGAEHFRPEIDRGPLRNMLLESLQPNTVVWDSHFISMEPKNEGWLLHFKNGTSAYADLVIAADGAHSKIRPYLTHNKPVYSGVIMLEGIISKEHAPRINALINGGKIMAFGNSKNILMGQKGNGDLGFYASFKADENWAAITGLNLSDNTAVLQWFKTEYPEWNAIWYELFEKATVPFIPRPIYFMPLDQSWKTKSNLTLIGDAAHVMPPFAGEGANMAMLDAMELSEHLTDRRYTTLLEAISQYEINMRKKAVIATKESLENGERMHSETSLATMLEFFNGHTTAS, from the coding sequence ATGCTGATAGACAATATATCAATAGCCATCGTTGGTGGTGGTCCTGCAGGACTTACACTAGCCAGACTTTTACAGTTGAAAAATGCCAATGTAAAAGTGTATGAAAGGGATTTTAATAAAGAAGCCCGTGTACAGGGGTCGCCACTTGATATGCACGAAGATTCAGGGTTGGCGGCCTTACGTAAAGCTAAGCTGTTAGAAGAATTTAAAAACACATACCGTCCGGGTGCCGATAAAATGCTTATTGTGAATGAACAGGCAGAAATCCTTTTCAGTGATCATGATACCAAGCCGGAGGAGGATTTCGGAGCTGAGCATTTCCGTCCTGAAATAGACCGCGGTCCGTTGAGAAATATGTTGCTGGAATCTCTTCAGCCAAACACCGTAGTATGGGACAGCCACTTTATATCAATGGAACCTAAAAATGAAGGGTGGCTGCTTCATTTTAAAAACGGAACCTCTGCCTATGCTGATCTGGTGATTGCAGCAGACGGGGCTCATTCCAAAATCCGGCCTTATCTCACCCATAACAAACCTGTTTATTCAGGAGTGATTATGTTGGAAGGAATTATTTCGAAAGAGCATGCCCCTCGTATCAATGCATTGATTAACGGTGGAAAAATAATGGCTTTTGGGAATTCCAAAAATATATTGATGGGTCAGAAAGGGAACGGTGATCTCGGTTTTTATGCAAGCTTTAAAGCTGATGAAAACTGGGCAGCTATTACCGGACTGAATCTCTCTGATAATACTGCGGTTCTTCAATGGTTTAAGACAGAATATCCGGAATGGAATGCAATATGGTATGAACTATTTGAAAAAGCTACTGTTCCTTTCATTCCCCGTCCTATTTACTTCATGCCTTTGGATCAGTCTTGGAAAACAAAATCCAATTTAACTTTAATAGGTGATGCAGCACATGTTATGCCTCCCTTTGCCGGAGAAGGTGCCAACATGGCAATGCTTGATGCCATGGAGCTTAGTGAACATTTAACAGATAGACGATATACTACTTTGCTGGAAGCTATTTCCCAGTATGAAATCAATATGCGAAAAAAAGCTGTAATTGCTACAAAAGAGTCTCTTGAAAACGGAGAGCGAATGCATTCCGAAACATCTTTAGCAACAATGCTGGAGTTCTTTAACGGGCACACAACTGCTTCCTAA
- a CDS encoding efflux RND transporter periplasmic adaptor subunit, which produces MKKSCYILFILVILLSCSKKKPQKTPEIQSYQVLTLVPGEVTVYNDFPTSIQGQNVVEIKPMVSGYLQDIYVPEGASVTKGQLLFRIKNPQYEQDIITAKAAIKIAEANVNAARMNVEKAKPLVQQEIVSKYELSSAQYTLQSQEAALSQAKATLANAQTNQGYTYIRSPQSGTIGLIPYKIGALVSSTTADPLTTLSNTSNIFAYFSLSEKQLLSFMNSMKGNTTAEKLNNMPLITLVLADGTIYPEKGKMETASGGIDSSTGTATFKVIFNNKLGIIQNGASATIRIPVNLDNALLIPQTAVYQMQDKSFVYKVMSGNRVMSEAVTTSPTDDGNFVVINSGVKAGDKLALNGLNISDSTVIKPTPANAAEIYRTMKLKSN; this is translated from the coding sequence ATGAAAAAAAGCTGCTATATCCTTTTTATTCTGGTTATACTGTTGTCTTGTAGTAAAAAGAAACCCCAGAAAACCCCGGAGATACAAAGTTATCAGGTATTGACTTTAGTGCCTGGAGAAGTCACTGTTTATAATGATTTTCCAACATCTATACAGGGACAGAATGTCGTGGAGATCAAACCTATGGTGTCCGGATATCTTCAGGATATTTATGTTCCTGAGGGAGCTTCCGTCACCAAGGGACAATTATTGTTTCGAATTAAAAACCCTCAGTATGAGCAGGATATTATTACTGCAAAGGCTGCTATAAAAATTGCTGAAGCCAATGTGAATGCTGCAAGGATGAACGTAGAAAAGGCCAAACCTCTGGTACAGCAGGAAATTGTAAGTAAATATGAACTGAGTTCAGCACAGTATACCCTGCAATCCCAAGAAGCTGCGCTTTCGCAGGCAAAGGCTACTCTTGCCAATGCTCAAACCAATCAGGGATATACCTACATCAGAAGCCCCCAAAGTGGAACAATTGGTTTGATTCCTTATAAAATTGGAGCTTTGGTAAGCAGTACTACAGCAGATCCACTGACCACACTTTCCAACACCTCAAACATATTTGCTTATTTTTCATTAAGTGAAAAGCAACTGCTGAGTTTTATGAATAGCATGAAAGGGAATACAACAGCGGAAAAGCTCAATAATATGCCGCTTATTACCTTAGTGTTGGCAGACGGAACGATATATCCGGAAAAAGGAAAAATGGAAACAGCCAGTGGCGGAATTGATAGCAGTACCGGAACCGCTACTTTTAAAGTGATATTTAATAATAAACTGGGAATTATTCAGAATGGAGCGAGTGCTACGATCAGGATACCTGTTAATTTGGATAATGCTTTATTGATTCCACAGACCGCAGTGTATCAGATGCAGGATAAATCTTTTGTTTATAAAGTAATGAGTGGTAATAGGGTCATGAGTGAAGCTGTAACTACTTCACCTACAGATGATGGTAATTTTGTTGTGATTAACAGTGGGGTAAAAGCAGGAGATAAGCTTGCTCTTAACGGGCTTAATATCAGTGATAGTACAGTAATTAAACCTACACCTGCCAATGCCGCTGAAATCTACCGTACTATGAAACTCAAATCAAACTGA
- a CDS encoding helix-turn-helix domain-containing protein has product MDNDFQFHFIEPDLSIVDFVENLGTFQNQSDEAKEVVIIPDGRVDLFFMQSPSEPFHVALIGLETYPEQRQIQPHTQAFVVSFKPIAVEYILHTTIADVLNTAKELPNDFWGFTADNLQDFELCCTKAIQKIRELIPQKTDERKHHLFELIYASKGEMSVNELSEKVGWSSRQINRYFTKQLGLSLKAYSTILRFRASLEHIAQGQLFPELNYTDQNHFIKEIKKFSGVAPKELSKNKNDRFILLSVLKGL; this is encoded by the coding sequence ATGGATAATGATTTCCAGTTTCATTTCATTGAGCCAGATCTAAGCATCGTAGATTTCGTAGAAAATCTGGGAACATTCCAGAACCAGTCGGATGAAGCAAAAGAAGTCGTTATCATTCCGGATGGAAGGGTTGATTTATTTTTTATGCAATCGCCTTCAGAGCCCTTTCACGTTGCCCTCATCGGATTGGAAACTTATCCTGAACAAAGACAGATCCAGCCACATACCCAGGCTTTTGTAGTAAGTTTTAAACCTATCGCTGTGGAATATATTTTACACACAACGATTGCTGATGTATTAAATACAGCAAAAGAACTTCCTAATGATTTCTGGGGCTTTACAGCTGATAACTTACAGGATTTTGAACTTTGCTGCACCAAAGCCATACAAAAAATACGGGAGCTGATTCCCCAGAAAACAGATGAAAGGAAACATCACCTTTTTGAGCTCATCTATGCATCAAAAGGTGAAATGAGTGTGAATGAACTTTCTGAAAAAGTGGGTTGGAGCAGCAGACAGATCAATCGTTATTTCACGAAACAACTTGGTTTATCATTAAAGGCCTACTCTACTATTCTACGTTTTAGAGCATCTTTGGAACATATTGCACAAGGGCAATTATTTCCGGAACTTAATTACACGGATCAGAATCACTTCATTAAGGAAATCAAAAAGTTCTCAGGAGTGGCTCCGAAAGAGTTATCAAAAAACAAAAACGACCGATTTATACTATTATCCGTGCTGAAAGGACTGTAA